A window from Sceloporus undulatus isolate JIND9_A2432 ecotype Alabama chromosome 8, SceUnd_v1.1, whole genome shotgun sequence encodes these proteins:
- the LOC121914891 gene encoding LOW QUALITY PROTEIN: adhesion G-protein coupled receptor G1-like (The sequence of the model RefSeq protein was modified relative to this genomic sequence to represent the inferred CDS: deleted 1 base in 1 codon), translating into MLFLLLPLLFQFPGLHGNETNKEDFRFCADRKQTVKGLVHYGMEKDIIRIVNRVDGLEISGPFPPDDPSGFKIQTLPEKLGNYRFCTYWFQDARLFILSYGASNHTLSTKANYSLYSPNITGKSEGNGHRLYNVSYAFSKGFHNISLTSASAYSFVFTDSGKDDPNDLEKELRRTEEALKKLEAAMRIPAQGRTVTRANPFAHLLNLESKLGEMEFQGENKTLRAGELLHASVWKIPSQNPQDLHIKSKLQDDEEVHGFEVTLPKYIFQRPKLGRKNGKMKVVQLAAKSQILFQGQDADQILGGKVIGISMGKAPVRDLPKEERVVITFLHKLLPRNVTPQCVFWDVEAGRSGNWSTLGCETILGEEKTTCLCDHLTFFAVLMVSSPDIDHVHHKYLTLITYIGCIISAVASFITVFSFLCSRKRQRDHIVYVHMNLLWAIFLLDMSFLIAVPLAPAGGDTACKAGAMXXXFLHFGVLACLTWMGIEGYCLYRLVIEVFNSYVKHFLLKLCLVGWGLPMVIVSLIFLIDQSYYGPFSLEVYDSFKRPANATICWITKKEINNFLNLGFLSLVLFFNTIMLAAMVREILRLRHREHQWEYAVMLVGLSCVLGIPWGLAFFAFSSGTFKLVAIYLFTIINSFQGFLIFLWYLAKMLQSRKTSSMQCSTSNSIKLQSNSTSI; encoded by the exons ATGCTGTTCCTTCTATTGCCACTACTTTTCCAGTTCCCAG GTCTTCATGGAAACGAGACGAATAAAGAAGACTTCCGGTTCTGCGCAGACCGAAAGCAAACCGTAAAAGGCCTTGTCCATTATGGAATGGAGAAGGACATCATCCGTATTGTCAACCGGGTGGATGGACTGGAGATAAGCGGCCCGTTTCCTCCAGACGACCCGAGCGGATTCAAAATACAGACCTTGCCAGAAAAGTTGGGGAATTACCGCTTTTGTACCTACTGGTTCCAGGACGCTCGCCTCTTCATCCTCAGCTATGGGGCTTCCAACCACACTCTGAGTACGAAGGCAAATTATTCCCTCTACTCACCCAACATCACTGGGAAATCTGAGGGCAATGGCCACCGCCTTTACAATGTCTCCTATGCCTTCAGCAAGGGCTTCCATAACATTTCGCTTACAAGCGCATCTGCCTACAGCTTCGTCTTCACAG ATTCGGGGAAAGATGACCCAAACGATCTGGAAAAAGAACTAAGGCGGACAGAAGAAGCACTAAAGAAGTTAGAAGCTGCCATGAGGATTCCTGCTCAGGGCAGGACTGTCACCCGTGCGAATCCTTTCGC GCACCTTCTTAATTTGGAGTCAAAGCTGGGAGAAATGGAGTTCCAGGGAGAGAACAAGACTTTGAGGGCAGGGGAGCTGTTGCATGCAAGCGTCTGGAAAATCCCGTCCCAAAATCCCCAAGACCTACACATAAAGTCTAAGCTGCAG GACGATGAAGAGGTCCATGGTTTTGAAGTAACTCTACCGAAATACATCTTTCAGAGACCCAAACTTGGGCGCAAGAACGGAAAGATGAAGGTGGTGCAGTTGGCTGCCAAGAGCCAGATTCTCTTCCAG GGCCAAGATGCTGACCAAATCCTTGGTGGGAAGGTGATTGGGATCTCCATGGGGAAAGCTCCAGTCCGCGATCTTCCCAAAGAGGAGCGTGTGGTCATCACTTTCTTGCACAAACTTCTCCCG AGGAATGTAACCCCTCAGTGTGTCTTCTGGGATGTGGAAG CTGGCCGCTCTGGGAACTGGAGTACGTTGGGCTGTGAAACAATACTGGGAGAGGAGAAGACAACCTGCCTCTGCGACCATCTCACCTTCTTTGCAGTACTGATG GTATCCTCTCCAGATATTGACCACGTCCACCACAAGTACCTGACCCTCATCACTTACATTGGTTGCATCATTTCAGCTGTGGCTTCATTCATCACcgtcttttccttcctttgttcAAG GAAGCGTCAAAGGGACCACATTGTCTACGTCCACATGAATCTCCTCTGGGCCATTTTCCTCTTGGACATGAGCTTCCTCATTGCCGTGCCCTTGGCTCCGGCCGGTGGGGATACGGCTTGCAAAGCGGGGGCCATG NNNNNNNNNTTCTTGCACTTTGGCGTCCTTGCGTGCTTGACCTGGATGGGCATCGAGGGCTACTGCCTCTACCGGCTGGTGATTGAGGTCTTCAACTCCTACGTCAAGCACTTTCTCCTCAAGCTATGCCTGGTGGGCTGGG GACTTCCCATGGTCATTGTATCTCTGATCTTTTTGATTGATCAATCATATTATGGGCCATTCTCCTTGGAAGTCTACGATTCCTTCAAGAGACCTGCCAATGCAACCAT TTGCTGGATCACAAAGAAGGAGATCAACAACTTCTTGAACTTGGGGTTCTTGAGCCTGGTGCTCTTCTTCAACACCATCATGCTGGCTGCAATGGTGCGAGAGATCCTCAGGCTGAGGCACCGGGAACACCAGTGGGAGTATGCGGTGATGCTTGTGGGGCTGAGTTGTGTGCTGGGCATCCCCTGGGGCCTGGCCTTCTTTGCCTTCTCCTCCGGGACCTTCAAGTTGGTGGCCATCTACCTCTTCACCATCATTAACTCTTTCCAAG